The Heteronotia binoei isolate CCM8104 ecotype False Entrance Well chromosome 14, APGP_CSIRO_Hbin_v1, whole genome shotgun sequence genome has a window encoding:
- the SS18L2 gene encoding SS18-like protein 2, whose translation MSVVFVPEKIRSKVEVNQETLQRLLEENDQLIRCIVEYQNKGRAAECVQHQHTLHRNLIYLATIAEASPSPSTEKTADSA comes from the exons ATGTCGGTGGTTTTTGTGCCGGAGAAGATTCGGAGCAAAGTGGAAGTGAACCAGGAGACGTTGCAGCGG CTGCTAGAAGAAAATGACCAATTGATTCGGTGCATTGTCGAATATCAGAATAAAGGAAGAGCTGCAGAATGCGTGCA ACACCAACACACTTTGCACAGAAATCTGATTTACCTGGCTACTATTGCTGAGGCATCTCCATCTCCCAGCACAGAGAAGACAGCAGACAGTGCCTGA